The sequence below is a genomic window from Daphnia pulicaria isolate SC F1-1A chromosome 6, SC_F0-13Bv2, whole genome shotgun sequence.
GTTTTACTGGTAAGTGGCATGATCCTGTTGGTTGCTTGAACGTAGAGTGAGATGATGTGATTACCTtcgacttttatttatttctctcaaGTAAAACGGCTGAAGCTGTCGAGAAAAGCTGACAATCTCGGCTTGACAGTGGATCATTGCGTGAGACACAACCTGGACCATATAGGGCATCACGCTATGTGGTTTGTTACCGATGCCAGAAGTCCTGTTTATGCAAAACCAAGAATGCGTTTCGTCGGTGTTTCCCAGCAGTCTTGAAAGGACGTATGCCTGGGTGTGATCTGTCCCCTTGCAAAAGATTTGCACCCACACGGAGACAACGATGGATAACAGGGCTATCGCACGGCTGCATCAAATCGCTGATCCAACAGTGCTACACCAGCCTAAACTGGGCGATGTTGGTAAAGATCTCTAGGCTGTTTGGCCACTCCCGTTCGCGAATGCCGAGAAACAATCCTGGTTTCGTGAGTTAACCCCGATTCCCCTCACCTCTTCAAAGTCAAACGTGTTGAGATGAACGTTTTAAATTAGTTTTCAACGGTTATTGATTACATATGCGCGGTTGCAAGAAACGACCAGGAGAAGCTTCGGTTACTGAGAGCTGAAGGGTAGGACCAATTTCTGTTTTGACGTTATTATAGTTCTGTACAGGtgtttttgaaacatttccctACAGAGGCTGTCAACAAGCATCCCAAAGCCTGTGAGAACAAGCGAGACCCAAAAAGAACACAAACTTAAGTTGACCTTGTATGTGTAGCCTAACATGCGCAATACATGTCACAAGTAAAAACTGACGAGTGCCGAATGgctcgtgttttttttatattttatttttttaattccatgaAGAGGAAAGTAGCCCCCCTTTTTCATACTTTCCTGTTCTCCCTTGTCTTCCCTCGAGCCGATTCTCTGAAGATTCGGTTTCTAAAACCGTAAACAAtaggaaataaatttaaatttgacgtattttcattcaaataagTCACAACAATGAATACTAGAATAAAGCTTATTCACTTACCtttctattaaaattattCCCGAGATCCTAGAGTAAACTGTTAATTTACAATTAATGGTTTCGCGAGATACCATTTTCCCTTATAAGAAATGCACGGGGGAAAAACGAACACGGGGCAAACATGGCAAAATCCGCAAGAGTGCGTTCGCAAACAAGGGGGGGGGTACGCGTTAAGATCTTCCtctattcaattcaattcgatCCAACAATAGAGTCTATTGTTGGATCGCGATAGAGCTAAAACGGGCTGTGGTCCGGGTTATGTAAACCCGGGCCACAGCCCGggcttaagaaaaaaaaaaaaaaaaaatatcaacccaccgaggcattttttgtACGTGGCTGGCGACGGGTCGAACTGCCGGGTCCACGGGCCAACCCTAgtggtggcgccatctagtagtcacataGAGAAGCTCGTTATTCAATATGCCTGCGGCCTTAAGAAAGACCTACAAAATTTGACCGGACAAATATTGCCGCCAAATGCTCTACGAGAATTTCGTAGCATGAAAAGTAGGATAAGTGGTagaaaaaggaatgaaaaaaataatacattctTATATAATACATAATATacataatatatataaaataatacATAATACATTCTACTAAACATTGATCGCTTTTTAGTCGTCTATTGTATTtcctcattttattttttttatgtgtgcCTTCTTCTAAATCACTAGAATAACAGCTATGAGAAAAATATGTATTCAACAATTTACCCAAACACaccgtttttaaatttataatttattgtttttttccgctaGATTCGGTGGAATTGATCCAAATTTTAGAATAAAAGACGGAAGGTTCATCGGAGGATTCACAAGAAAAGTATGTAAGTCAGTTTGCTATGCTTAGTGTGTCAGTTGTGTTTTTAAGAATTTAACGATGATTTTTTGTCACATATAGAAATTGACATTGACAACATCCCAGTGTTTTTTCCCACCACAGTTCATCATCACCAAACCCTGCTACTGTCCTGTTTGGTACGTGTTCTGTACAGGGTTgggaacaataataaaaaagtatgTTCGTTAACGATAGTgattgttcgtttttttcatGTTCGGTTATCgaaaaataaagggaaaacATTTCATCGGCAATACAATAATCGATAGAATTTTGATTctttgaggaaaaaaattgggaaactTTTAGGCTTCTTAGGCTTACATTTAAAGATTATAAAGACTTACATTGTAAGGAATCTTCTAATGCATAACTTGACGGCTCAAACTTCCATCTTTAGTCTCAATTTTATTCAGCTTTCGTTTACTTCCAATTCTATCACAGTCTgattaaaattacaaaagcAAACCTGGATGCTAACTTTGAATTTACTGTAGATATTTGGGCGCGATTTATCGTTGATGCTTTAGGTGCGAAGACAAccgctatttttttcttggcagTTGAgacaaacaaagaaacaaatttcggCCTTTTTTGCAGGCCCAAatactcgaaaaaaaaacactagaTCGGACGTTGGAAgacatttgaaatgaaaaactcAGTTTAAAATTCACTAAACTGATGATATTAAGAATCGCAGCTATTACAAATTCGTCTGCTTCAgctacttttcttttcttaaaagtATCGGTATCGTTCATCGATCGATACTCATTTCGATAATCAAACGATACCCATCCGTCATAAATAtgaccccgctctcccctaccACCAAAAAGtggattcaaaaacaaaaacggattCAAAAACCAATCCGGAAACTCGGCCACAAAGTGGCGTGTTAGAGTAAACCTACTattgttaatttatttttcaccttgCAAATTTAATCCATAGAAAAATTATCCATACTTTTATAAAATGACGTGGTTATGTTCATCTCAATCTTattgtaaaaattttagtcAAAGAACAAAGCGATGTTTGtttatgttttctttatttcaagTACATGTTTAcgttaaacacaaaaaaatcaaagcaaGATCGTCGCATTTGAATTATCCCGTCGCCCCTCTGTCTCCCTTAGCTCCAGTTGAGCCCTTGGCCCCCTTGGGTCCAGCAGGACCTACAGCGCCAGTTTTTCCTGTAGAACCCTTTGACCCAGTGGGACCAGTCGCTCCAGCTTGTCCTGTAGTACCCTTGGCCCCAGAGGGACCCAACTGCCCTAATGAGCCTTTAGAGCCAGTTGGTCCAATGCCACCCTTGTTTCCTTTTGTTCCATTTAAACCAGATGGTCCCCTAGGTCCCGATGGTCCAATATCTCCCTTCGGGCCTGTTTCCCCTGGGGGTCCGATATCTCCCTGGGGGCCAACATCTCCCTTTATTCCATTCGATGAACCAATGTCTCCCTTTTCTCCGGTGTCTCCCTTTGGTCCAATGTCTCCCTTTTCGCCTGATAATCCGGTTGTGCCAGCTAGACCAGTTTCTCCTATAAATTTTATACCAGATTAAACATTTAGGTAATACCATGTTTCAAACAAAtataaagtaaatttttttggttaaatcattggtaaaaaaaaaaaacaaagaaaaatacttTTATCGTAAGAATTTAAGGATTTGTATTTTCTAAACTTTCTTACCTATTAAACTCATTATAAACGTATTTCTATATTTACCTATATCTCCCTTATCTCCCTTTGGTCCGACATCACCAGTGTTTCCAACACCAATTTCTCCCTTCTCACCTTTGGATCCACTATCACCCTTGTCACCGATATCGCCATTTAAACCTGGATCTCCCTTTGATCctattaacaaataaaataatttaaaaatcaataggCAAGTCAAACATGGATAGCGGAATtccatgaaaataaaatataaatttgtctAACTAACCCAATTCCCCCTTATCCCCCTTTGGTCCGGGGTCTCCAAATCCGGTTCCTCCCTTGTCACCTTTGGGACCACTTTCACCCTTAACTCCATTTTCGCCAGTTAAACCTGTGTTCCTGAAACCTGTGTCacagaaaaaatgtaaatcaatttGCAACTCAAATCTCGGATAACGAATTTGATTgctaaacataaaaaacaccTGTTTTTTGTACTAGCCCAATGGTCCCtggtaaaactattttttatgaTGAGTTTTGCTAAACTTACCCAATTCTCCTTTATCACCCTTAGGTCCAGCATCTCCAACTCCAATATCTCCTTTGATACCGATATCTCCCTTGTCTCCCTTGGGACCGATATCACCAGTGTTTCCAACCccaatttctcccttgtcACCTTTGGGTCCACTATCACCCTTGACTCCAAAATCACCAGGTAAACCTGTATCTCCCTTTGATCCTAATAGTggcgaaaatatttttaaatggtcTCAAACACTTCATTTAGTAAAAAAGGACATTAAAACGATGAACCCTAAAATCtgcttaaaatattttgtatgatGATTCTTGCTAAACTTACCCAATTCTCCCTTATCACCCTTAGGTCCAGGGTCTCCAATTCCGATTTCCCCTTTGACTCCGACATCACCCTTATCTCCCTTAGGTCCAACATCGCCAGTGTTTCCTactccaatttctcccttttcgCCTTTGGGTCCACTATCACCCTTATTTCCTGAATCTCCAGATGAACCTGTATCTCCCTTTGGTcctattaataaaaataaattgccaGTTCAAACATGGATAACTAATTTGAATGCTATATCATAAAGtatcaaaagaaattagttACACTCACCCAATTCTCCCTTATCTCCCTTTGGTCCCAGTTCTCCAACTCCAATTTCGCCCTTGACGCCGATATCTCCCTTGTCACCTTTGGTGCCACTATCACCCTTATTTCCTATATCGCCAGTTAAACCTGTGTCTCCCTTTGATCCTAATAACAACAAAGCTAAATaagtttttattcattttccagTTATTTCCATATAAATCATGGAAAaggcttttcatttttcaaccaccgaaaaaataataagttgATATTATACAAACCCAATTCTCCCTTATCGCCCTTAGGACCAGGGTCTCCAACTCCAGTTTCACCTTTGACTCCAACCTCTCCCTTATCTCCCTTAGGTCCAACATCACCAGTGTTTCCAactccaatttctcccttATCACCTTTGGGTCCACTATCACCTTTTACTCCGATATCGCCGGTTAAACCTATTTCTCCCTTCGATcctatgaaataaaaatattaaaagaatGAATAATGCTAACCAAGTAATTCAGATCATTGCCAAATCttgaaaaacatggtttttGTATACTAACCCAAATCTCCCTTATCCCCCTTAGGTCCGGCGTCTCCAACTCCGATTTCTCCTTTGATACCGAAATCTCCCTTATCTCCTTTAGGTCCGACATCACCAGTGTTTCCAACTCCGACTTCTCCCTTGTCACCTTTGGGTCCAATATCACCCTTTACTCCAAATTCCCCAGTTAAACCTGTATCTCCCTTCGATCCTTCcaacaaaaatttccaaagatgtttcaagtttattttaatttttttttaaatagtattAAAGGGCTTAACCactcaaattttaaaagtgtTTTGTACTTACCCAATTCTCCCTTATCACCCTTAGGTCCAGGGTCTCCAATTCCGATTTCACCTTTGACTCCAACATCTCCTTTGTCTCCCTTAGGTCCAACATCACCAGTGTTTCCAACGCCAATTTCTCCCTTCTCACCTTTGGGTCCACTGTCCCCCTTATTTCCGATTTCACCAGTTGAACCTGTATCTCCCTTTGTTcctaattttcaaaatcaatgttcaaatttgtaaatatACTTATCTATTTATTCCTTAAGattgaaatgtaaaaatatattttaatacTAACCCAATTCTCCCTTATCACCCTTTGGTCCAGCGTCACCAACTCCAATATCTCCTTTGATACCGATATCTCCCTTATCCCCCTTAGGTCCAATATCACCAGTATTTCCAactccaatttctcccttATCACCTTTGGGTCCAATATCACCCTTTACTCCGGATTCGCCAATTAAACCTGTATCTCCCTTTGAAcctagtaaaaaataaaaaataaagtttaaaaaaattaataaaaaatttattttgaagaagaaaaattaacaGCTGATGAAccacaaaataagaaaatctgtATTTATACTAACCCAATTCACCCTTATCACCCTTAGGCCCAGCGTCTCCTATACCGATTTCCCCCTTAACTCCAAGATCTCCTTTGTCTCCTTTAGGTCCAACATCACCAGTGTTTCCAACGCCGATTTCTCCTTTCTCACCTTTGGGTCCACTATCACCCTTAATTCCTGTATCTCCAGGTGAACCTGTATCTCCCTTTGATCCTATGAACAGAAAacaatgaaaatcaatttttaactCAAATCATGGATAATGCATTTGATAgctaaacatttaaaaaatacaaaaaatatttatactaACCCAATTCACCCTTATCACCCTTAGGTCCAGTGTCTCCTATTCCGATTTCACCCTTTACTCCAATATCTCCTTTGTCTCCTTTAGGTCCAACATCTCCAGTGTTGCCAACTCCGATTTCTCCTTTGTCACCTTTGGGTCCAATATCACCCTTCACTCCAGAATCGCCAGTTAATCCTGTATCTCCCTTCGAACCTAGaaaccaaaattgaaaaaaaaaaaatatatatattttaacaCGAGTTTACCACTCAATCAAGCCAGATTTCTGCCAGATAGATgggaatatttctttttctggttatTTAgaattgaacttgaaaaaattctaaataaaattaaacaatttaaaattctAATGCCCTTTTAATTTCCCGTGCCTTTTTAATATCGTTCGCTAGGTTTTCATCAAGCAGGATGAAGTTGGATGTGGTCGAACAACGCTGGAAACTTGCCCAAAATTTGAGACGATTTTTAAAGGTGAATATCTGCTAATAAAGCTCAGGTGGAGGGGAGCAGAATCTTTGATCctgtaaaattgtttttttttttaaccttctgGTTCGCCCAAAAACTGACgtaaaaagcagaaaaaaaacataacaatTTCTGACAACCCCTTAGGGTTTcttaaataactaaaaaactaTTCTAGCTAAACAATCGCAGATTTGACTATTTGCTTGACCATTGCCTAGTCGTCGATATCCAAAAagtaacccccccccccaaacccCCAAATCCGACCTCATTGAGTGGTGGACTCGTTGCTAACATCCAaccagaaaatcaaaattaagtttatttttacacTTACCTAATTCTCCCTTATCACCCTTGGGCCCGGGGTCTCCAATTCCATTTTCACCCTTTACTCCGACATCTCCTTTGTCTCCCTTAGGTCCGACATCACCAGTGTTTCCAACACCAATTTCTCCCTTCTCGCCTTTGGGTCCACTATCACCCTTATTTCCGGTTTCTCCAGTTAAGCCTGTATCTCCTTTTGATcctattaaaaacaaacaaaaatcaatccCATTGCTAATTCAAACGTATATAATGCGATATAATAAACATAAATATCATAGAAACGTATCTTATATTatgcaaaaattaaaaaatatatgatttcatcttctttcatCCCAAAGAACCGAAACATATGGAATGCAttcaaaatattcatctgGTCGTCCGAAAGGCTGAAAATTCGAAGTACCGCCCATGGCCAATGCACTCCCTATCGTTACCTCAATCCAAAGCCAATGTCCAAAGTCAATCCACTGTCCAACTCACGTAACATTACATACGAAATCTATCACTTTATCACTGTATCACTATCACTAAATCAGTCTTCCAATTTAATATCCACCAGCCGTATTTTTTATCAGACTCCCTGCGCTATTATCCTCCAACCACCACCTTACACATAAGAATTTTACATATATGCAGCCATCCAATCTTAGTATGAAACGCTCCCCTGCTCCTATaactgtctctctctctcctatttgCCATTTGTACTGACCACTCGTTTTAAATCTATCTAAGTATCCACCTGTATAGTAGAGCGAAGGTAACAACCAAGTTTGAGaacgcatttaaaaaaaaaaaaaaatatgattctTGCTAAACTACCTAAACTTACCTAATTCTCCCTTATCACCCTTTGGTCCGACGTCCCCAACTCCGATTTCTCCTTTCATGCCAATATCTCCTTTATCGCCTTTGGGTCCACTGTCACCCTTAACCCCGGAATCGCCAGTTGAACCTGTATCTCCCTTTGACCCTAGTTGaaacattagaaaaaaaaacatatgttGCATTCAATTCATTGATAAATCAATTAAAGAAAGTTTTTTAATTGCTGAACAATGAAGTACGGAAATAAGGATTCATTTGCAAACTTACCTAATTCTCCCTTATCACCCTTAGGACCAGGGTCTCCTATTCCGGTTTCACCCTTGACTCCGACATCTCCTTTGTCTCCCTTAGGTCCAACATCACCAGTGTTTCCCactccaatttctcccttCTCACCTTTGGATCCACTTTCACCCTTATTACCGGAAACACCACTTAAACCGGTATCTCCCTTTGATCCtagtaacaaaaataatagttTCTATTTAAATTGTACATTCAAACATGGATAAAGTTTTTCCTTgtcaaaacttgaaatatttccaccTGGTGTTTGTACTAACCAATTCTccctaaaaaaatattttttatggtGATTCTTGCTCCAACTTACCCAATTCTCCTTTATCCCCCTTAGGCCCGGCGTCTCCAACTCCGATTTCTCCTTTGATACCGATATCTCCTTTATCCCCCTTAGGTCCGACATCCCCAGTGTTTCCAACTCCAATTTCACCCTTTTCACCTTTGGGTCCACTATCACCCTTCATTCCGTTATCACCAACTGAACCTGTGTCTCCCTTTAATcctattattaaaataaaaagaaatttcaaaaagaaattgataatTTGTGctgtaaaaaatatattaaaatgGTGAAACCgaaatcaattattttattttatactaaCCCAATTCTCCTTTATCACCCTTAGGTCCAAGTTCTCCAATTCCAATGTCACCCTTCACTCCAACATCTCCTTTGTCTCCCTTAGGTCCAACATCACCAGTATTCCCAACTCCGATTTCTCCTTTCTCACCTTTAGTCCCACTATCACCCTTAACTCCAATTTCACCAGTTAAACCAGCATCTCCCTTtaatccttaaaaaaaattaacatatatttcaataattgacaatttaaatatttataaggCAATCGATTGATGaatcattgaatttaaaaaatatatttttaaacgttTTCTTACCCATATCCCCCTTATCACCCTTAGGTCCGGCTTCTCCAACTCCAATATCTCCCTTGACACCGATATCCCCCTTGTCACCTTTGGGTCCGCTATCACCCTTTACTCCGGGTTCGCCAGTTAAACCTGTGTCTCCCTTTGATCCTAGTAACAACAAAGTAAAATCAATGTttaattcttttctatttcaaatATCACCATAATCGAATAAGTTTTGTTAAATACTAACCTGATTCTCCCTTATCACCCTTAGTTCCGGGATCTCCAACTCCAATTTCACCCTTAATTCCGACATCTCCTTTGTCTCCCCTTGGTCCGATTTCACCTGTTAAACCTGTATCCCCCTTAGATCCTATAGAGAGACAATTTATTTCCAATCAATTGCCCACTCACACAGGGATCACTGATTCAAAtgcttaaaaaatgaaattgtatcAAATAGATTTTTACTTTCCCAGTCCTTCCTTACCCcctaataagaaaataagcttTTATTTGCAAACTTACCAAATTCTCCCTTATCACCCTTAGGTCCGGTGTTTCCAACTCCGATATCTCCCTTGATTCCGATATCTCCCTTATCCCCTTTAATTCCCATTTCACCAGTTGTTCCCACACCAGTATctcccttttctccctttagGCCAATTTCACCATTGCTTCCTGCATctcctttctctcctttttgtcCAACTGTGTCTTGCCGTGCAGCAATACCAGGAGAACCAATACGCCCTGGAGGACCAGGTTCACCACGAATACCTTTTCCAGGTGGACCGGGTGGACCAGGTGGACCAGGTGGACCTTtataggggaaaaaattgaacaaataaGTGTACTGAACAAATTTCactataaaatttaattcgatTTTTGTAATTGTAATTGTAATATTACACAGTCTAaacatttgaattagaatcacAAGGGGAgaatatacagtacccaccacagGTATTGGATCACCCCCGTCCAAAAGTGGTGTTTTAACCCGCGCGAGATTGGCCTTACGGTGTCCCGCTCATTCGACTtggccgagattcgaacctcggtCCTTCGACATATCAGCCCGGGACGCTGACCACTAGACCACCGGTAATATGTGAGCTGTGGGAAACATGGGCTGgtatagtatggcccaggtataccCCCCCTTCACTgtcccctctcccatgggtacgcgcCACCCATGGTACGCCCCGCTCGACccccctttctggccggcttgggctgcgcgtcagctccgtaaaactcaaaactttgaacgcgttttacgggcacttccgctcacttgcacaccctaaaccccatataaaaaattatcagcgtaaaaagatctacaaccctgtactaatcgtttttcgatattagaaaacctgtcttgctagggaagagccgTAGACTTAGTTTGATGTGATTCAATGTTTAAAAACGATGCAATAAAATACAGAACCCTTTCACAttgtttaaagtaaaaaatcatGGATAAAGAGTATTCATTTGTCTttccgaacaaaaaaaattaaactcgtAGGTCCAATCTAAGTCTACTAAAACCTGATATCCCCTGATGCTGATATCTCATTTCGGATAGATCAGCTGTAGCAACCCACACAAACAATGACCTATGGTAAAAATGCCGTCATGCTCGAAAAAAttctcataaaataaaaatctttggtGCAAACGGCAAATAAatggataaaaaatatttctgtatGTTTAAAGTAATAAATTTTGGGATAGTTTTAATGGGAAACGCTAAATGACGGCAAAAtgtttaacgaaaaaaaatactgttttttattttcttaataaaCTCTAGATTTATTAACCATACTTTACAAACTTTTTATctttagaaaaagaataaattgtCCATTTTTTGGTTAGGTTTttggcaatttaaaaataatagtttACTatttccccccctcccccactGCCCCACTTCACCCACTGTCCTAGTtcaccccactctcccctatatttattattgttatatATACTTGCCTTGAATAATATATCTTGTATCATTTGTAAGTGACGGGTGATTGATGAGGTAAGTGGCAATAGGAACAGCAAGACTGGTATCCTTAtctaaaaaacaatcaatgCAGTTACGTACGTCATTTTGTTCTAGtagcaaacataaaatttctcGTCATCAAGCAATAAGGCATATTCATATTCGAAGCCCCAGAAGAATATTCTACCTGTTGTTCCTTTGAGGAATCCAGAATCTTGGTTTCCTTGTAGAATATGTCCGATTACTGGTGATTTATCATTTATTGGATACACAGCAATTGGCATGAATGGCTTGTTTTCTTGTATTGCAAAAAGATATAATTCTTCATTACTTATTATCAGCTGGGCAACTGTTCTGACATTTTTGTTGTCAAAGTTTGTAATTATGATCatgacattttatttgaaacttatacctacaaatattttaaatgaacgCACGAAGGGGAAGAAACAACTgtatgattattttttaataggtTATCAACTAGTATTGTTTAAACAACTCAGATGTCAGGGTAGGGGAGGTTTGTCCGGGTTTGTCCTGATTgtcctaatttttatttttattttctctcccattaaCTTATATCAATGCATTTGAAATGTCTTTAAGTCTTAAAAATAACATATACTTTcgtgtttattctttttaaaaaatgtcagtTTTTATTCAAAGCGTTATTTAtgttataaaatgaaaatcagaaTGCCCCAAAATAAGTAATAACcaatgagcccctacaatggAGTAAGTTGCTCTTCTTTGTAGTTCTTATGGGAGCCACAATCGTTCTTATAACAGCCAACATAAAGGAATGATTTGACACCTCAATTTTGATCAAATTAATCATAAAaacgatttatttttccagtGTACAGTGGGTACAAAAAGTATCCAtacggctgagaggatcagtagggaaaacgcgttttAGAAACGCTCCCATTAATTGaattctcaatggaattcaatgaaattttttcctgTTGTTCATATTAGGGC
It includes:
- the LOC124341720 gene encoding collagen alpha-1(IV) chain-like, which translates into the protein MSKDRGPPGPPGPPGPPGKGIRGEPGPPGRIGSPGIAARQDTVGQKGEKGDAGSNGEIGLKGEKGDTGVGTTGEMGIKGDKGDIGIKGDIGVGNTGPKGDKGEFGSKGDTGLTGEIGPRGDKGDVGIKGEIGVGDPGTKGDKGESGSKGDTGLTGEPGVKGDSGPKGDKGDIGVKGDIGVGEAGPKGDKGDMGLKGDAGLTGEIGVKGDSGTKGEKGEIGVGNTGDVGPKGDKGDVGVKGDIGIGELGPKGDKGELGLKGDTGSVGDNGMKGDSGPKGEKGEIGVGNTGDVGPKGDKGDIGIKGEIGVGDAGPKGDKGELGSKGDTGLSGVSGNKGESGSKGEKGEIGVGNTGDVGPKGDKGDVGVKGETGIGDPGPKGDKGELGSKGDTGSTGDSGVKGDSGPKGDKGDIGMKGEIGVGDVGPKGDKGELGSKGDTGLTGETGNKGDSGPKGEKGEIGVGNTGDVGPKGDKGDVGVKGENGIGDPGPKGDKGELGSKGDTGLTGDSGVKGDIGPKGDKGEIGVGNTGDVGPKGDKGDIGVKGEIGIGDTGPKGDKGELGSKGDTGSPGDTGIKGDSGPKGEKGEIGVGNTGDVGPKGDKGDLGVKGEIGIGDAGPKGDKGELGSKGDTGLIGESGVKGDIGPKGDKGEIGVGNTGDIGPKGDKGDIGIKGDIGVGDAGPKGDKGELGTKGDTGSTGEIGNKGDSGPKGEKGEIGVGNTGDVGPKGDKGDVGVKGEIGIGDPGPKGDKGELGSKGDTGLTGEFGVKGDIGPKGDKGEVGVGNTGDVGPKGDKGDFGIKGEIGVGDAGPKGDKGDLGSKGEIGLTGDIGVKGDSGPKGDKGEIGVGNTGDVGPKGDKGEVGVKGETGVGDPGPKGDKGELGSKGDTGLTGDIGNKGDSGTKGDKGDIGVKGEIGVGELGPKGDKGELGPKGDTGSSGDSGNKGDSGPKGEKGEIGVGNTGDVGPKGDKGDVGVKGEIGIGDPGPKGDKGELGSKGDTGLTGENGVKGESGPKGDKGGTGFGDPGPKGDKGELGSKGDPGLNGDIGDKGDSGSKGEKGEIGVGNTGDVGPKGDKGDIGETGLAGTTGLSGEKGDIGPKGDTGEKGDIGSSNGIKGDVGPQGDIGPPGETGPKGDIGPSGPRGPSGLNGTKGNKGGIGPTGSKGSLGQLGPSGAKGTTGQAGATGPTGSKGSTGKTGAVGPAGPKGAKGSTGAKGDRGATG